The Sebastes umbrosus isolate fSebUmb1 chromosome 23, fSebUmb1.pri, whole genome shotgun sequence genome contains a region encoding:
- the LOC119483079 gene encoding cyclin-dependent kinase inhibitor 1B-like has protein sequence MIRAEYARIIPVVTLHFKGLRLGKRRSLKRGRCIFFLTCHICNKMSDVRLSNASPTLERGVDARQPDHVRPTVRRNLFGRPDSEEIRRYVTASIQEDVERFTETYNFDPVEERPLAARNYEWEEDSDAPEFYVRPPSNRQDAGESSARPAEQPGNDASRKRRPGPPDSCSSECQSKRSHTDEDDDDEDQSAGAGRPSRPENSAEVQ, from the exons ATGATACGCGCGGAGTATGCACGCATCATCCCCGTCGTGACTTTGCATTTTAAAGGATTACGACTTGGAAAGAGAAGAAGTTTGAAGAGAGGTcgttgtatttttttcctcacttgTCATATATGCAACAAAATGTCAGATGTTCGCCTTTCTAATGCGAGCCCGACATTGGAGAGGGGGGTGGACGCGCGGCAGCCGGACCACGTCAGACCTACGGTCCGCAGAAACCTATTCGGCCGACCGGACTCGGAGGAGATCCGGAGGTATGTGACGGCGTCGATACAGGAAGACGTGGAGCGCTTCACGGAGACGTACAACTTCGATCCCGTCGAGGAGAGACCGCTCGCTGCGCGCAACTACGAATGGGAGGAGGACAGCGACGCACCGGAGTTTTACGTGAGGCCGCCGAGCAACAGGCAGGATGCCGGGGAGAGCAGCGCACGGCCGGCGGAGCAACCGGGCAACGACGCGTCGAGGAAAAGACGACCAGGACCGCCAG ATTCCTGCTCCAGCGAGTGTCAGAGTAAAAGGTCGCATACCGacgaagatgatgatgatgaagaccaGTCGGCCGGTGCAGGAAGACCCAGCAGGCCAGAGAACAGCGCCGAGGTCCAGTGA